Proteins from a single region of Mus pahari chromosome 2, PAHARI_EIJ_v1.1, whole genome shotgun sequence:
- the LOC110315469 gene encoding 40S ribosomal protein S11-like — MADIQTESAYQKQPTIFQNKKQVLLGETGKEKLPRYYKNIGLGFKTPKEAIEGIYIDKKCPFTGNVSIRGRILSGVVTKMKMQRTIVIRRDYLHYIRKYNRFEKRHKNMSVHLSPCFRDVQIRDIVTVGECRPLSKTVRFNVLKVTKAAGTKKQFQKF; from the coding sequence ATGGCAGACATTCAGACAGAGAGCGCTTACCAAAAGCAGCCTACGATCTTCCAAAACAAGAAGCAGGTTCTGCTGGGAGAAACCGGCAAGGAAAAGCTCCCCCGGTACTACAAAAACATTGGTCTAGGCTTCAAGACGCCCAAAGAGGCCATCGAGGGCATCTACATAGACAAGAAATGCCCCTTCACTGGTAATGTCTCCATCCGAGGTAGGATCCTGTCTGGTGTTGTGACGAAGATGAAGATGCAGAGGACCATCGTGATCCGCCGGGACTATCTCCATTACATTCGAAAGTACAATCGCTTTGAGAAGCGCCACAAGAACATGTCTGTGCATCTGTCCCCCTGCTTCAGGGATGTACAGATCAGAGACATTGTCACTGTTGGAGAGTGCAGGCCCCTGAGCAAGACTGTTCGGTTCAATGTGCTCAAGGTCACCAAGGCTGCTGGCACCAAGAAGCAGTTTCagaagttctaa